A region of Peromyscus maniculatus bairdii isolate BWxNUB_F1_BW_parent chromosome 7, HU_Pman_BW_mat_3.1, whole genome shotgun sequence DNA encodes the following proteins:
- the Glyctk gene encoding glycerate kinase isoform X1 encodes MNPSAFISGSYGYKALLRDVGMAAALQILPCLLRAPSRPFLWGPPVARMTSGVALAEQARQLFASAVGAVQPGPMLQRALSLDPSGRQLKVRDRSFQLHENLYLVGFGKAVLGMAAAAEEVLGQHLVQGVISVPKGIRAAMEQAGKQEMLLKPHSHIQVFEGAEDNLPDRDALRAALAIQQLAEGLTANDLLLVLISGGGSALLPAPIPPVTLEEKQTLTKLLAARGATIQELNTIRKALSQLKGGGLAQAAYPAQVVSLVLSDVIGDPLEVIASGPTVASSHSVQDCLHILNHYGLRAALPRSVKTVLSRADSDPRGPHTCGHVLNVIIGSNSLALAEAQRQAEALGYRALVLSTAIQGDVRNVARFYGLLARVAAARLAPSTAGRSSEEEEEEEEEEEAKLHQLAAELRLPDLQLGEALEAVAKANGPVCLLAGGEPTVQLQGSGKGGRNQELALHVGTELGRQPLGPVDVLFLSGGTDGQDGPTKVAGAWVMSDLVSQASAEGLDIATFLSHNDSYTFFCRFRGGTHLLQTGLTGTNVMDVHLLIFRPQ; translated from the exons ATGAATCCTTCAGCTTTCATTTCAG GCAGCTATGGATACAAGGCTTTGCTGAGAGATGTGGGCATGGCCGCAGCCCTACAGATCTTGCCCTGTCTCCTCCGAGCCCCATCGCGCCCCTTCCTCTGGGGGCCCCCAGTGGCCCGGATGACCAGTGGCGTGGCCTTGGCAGAGCAGGCGCGGCAGCTGTTTGCGAGTGCCGTGGGCGCTGTGCAGCCGGGCCCCATGCTGCAAAGGGCACTGTCCTTGGATCCTAGCGGCAGACAGCTGAAGGTGCGGGACCGGAGCTTTCAGCTGCATGAAAACCTCTACTTGGTGGGCTTCGGCAAGGCTGTGTTGGGCATGGCAGCTGCAGCTGAGGAAGTACTGGGCCAGCACCTTGTGCAGGGTGTGATCAGCGTTCCCAAGGGGATCCGAGCTGCTATGGAGCAGGCTGGAAAGCA AGAGATGCTGCTGAAGCCGCACAGCCACATCCAGGTGTTTGAGGGTGCAGAGGACAACCTGCCGGATCGTGATGCTCTGAGGGCTGCCCTGGCCATCCAGCAGCTGGCAGAGGGGCTCACAGCCAACGACCTGCTGCTTGTGCTCATCTCAG GTGGGGGCTCAGCCCTGCTGCCTGCTCCCATCCCCCCTGTCACTCTGGAGGAGAAACAGACGCTCACCAAGCTGCTGGCAGCCCGCGGAGCCACAATTCAGGAGCTGAACACCATCCGGAAGGCTCTGTCCCAGCTGAAGGGTGGAGGCCTAGCTCAGGCTGCCTATCCCGCTCAG GTGGTGAGCCTCGTCTTGTCAGATGTGATTGGGGACCCTTTGGAGGTGATCGCCAGTGGCCCTACCGTGGCCAGTTCCCACAGCGTGCAAGACTGCCTGCATATTCTCAATCACTACGGCCTTCGGGCAGCTCTGCCGCGGTCCGTGAAGACCGTGCTCTCTCGAGCTGACTCTGACCCCCGCGGCCCACACACTTGTGGTCATGTCCTCAATGTGATCATCGGCTCCAATTCTCTGGCTCTGGCTGAGGCTCAGAGGCAGGCCGAGGCCCTGGGCTACCGGGCCCTGGTGCTGAGCACCGCCATTCAGGGCGATGTAAGAAATGTGGCCCGGTTCTATGGATTGCTAGCCCGGGTGGCTGCAGCCCGCCTCGCTCCATCCACGGCTGGGCGTTcctcggaggaggaggaggaggaggaggaggaggaggaggcgaaACTCCATCAGCTGGCAGCTGAGCTCCGGCTCCCAGACCTGCAGCTGGGGGAGGCTCTGGAAGCGGTGGCAAAGGCTAACGGCCCCGTCTGCCTCCTGGCTGGTGGTGAGCCCACGGTGCAGCTGCAGGGTTCTGGCAAGGGTGGCCGGAACCAAGAGCTGGCCCTGCATGTGGGAACAGAGCTGGGAAGACAGCCACTGGGGCCCGTGGATGTGCTCTTTTTGAGTGGAGGCACCGATGGGCAGGATGGGCCTACCAAGGTGGCTGGGGCCTGGGTCATGTCTGACCTTGTCAGCCAGGCTTCTGCTGAAGGCCTGGACATAGCCACCTTCCTTTCCCACAACGACTCGTACACCTTCTTTTGCCGCTTCCGGGGTGGAACACACTTGCTGCAGACAGGGTTGACAGGGACCAATGTCATGGATGTTCACCTCCTGATTTTTCGTCCTCAGTGA
- the Glyctk gene encoding glycerate kinase isoform X2, with product MAAALQILPCLLRAPSRPFLWGPPVARMTSGVALAEQARQLFASAVGAVQPGPMLQRALSLDPSGRQLKVRDRSFQLHENLYLVGFGKAVLGMAAAAEEVLGQHLVQGVISVPKGIRAAMEQAGKQEMLLKPHSHIQVFEGAEDNLPDRDALRAALAIQQLAEGLTANDLLLVLISGGGSALLPAPIPPVTLEEKQTLTKLLAARGATIQELNTIRKALSQLKGGGLAQAAYPAQVVSLVLSDVIGDPLEVIASGPTVASSHSVQDCLHILNHYGLRAALPRSVKTVLSRADSDPRGPHTCGHVLNVIIGSNSLALAEAQRQAEALGYRALVLSTAIQGDVRNVARFYGLLARVAAARLAPSTAGRSSEEEEEEEEEEEAKLHQLAAELRLPDLQLGEALEAVAKANGPVCLLAGGEPTVQLQGSGKGGRNQELALHVGTELGRQPLGPVDVLFLSGGTDGQDGPTKVAGAWVMSDLVSQASAEGLDIATFLSHNDSYTFFCRFRGGTHLLQTGLTGTNVMDVHLLIFRPQ from the exons ATGGCCGCAGCCCTACAGATCTTGCCCTGTCTCCTCCGAGCCCCATCGCGCCCCTTCCTCTGGGGGCCCCCAGTGGCCCGGATGACCAGTGGCGTGGCCTTGGCAGAGCAGGCGCGGCAGCTGTTTGCGAGTGCCGTGGGCGCTGTGCAGCCGGGCCCCATGCTGCAAAGGGCACTGTCCTTGGATCCTAGCGGCAGACAGCTGAAGGTGCGGGACCGGAGCTTTCAGCTGCATGAAAACCTCTACTTGGTGGGCTTCGGCAAGGCTGTGTTGGGCATGGCAGCTGCAGCTGAGGAAGTACTGGGCCAGCACCTTGTGCAGGGTGTGATCAGCGTTCCCAAGGGGATCCGAGCTGCTATGGAGCAGGCTGGAAAGCA AGAGATGCTGCTGAAGCCGCACAGCCACATCCAGGTGTTTGAGGGTGCAGAGGACAACCTGCCGGATCGTGATGCTCTGAGGGCTGCCCTGGCCATCCAGCAGCTGGCAGAGGGGCTCACAGCCAACGACCTGCTGCTTGTGCTCATCTCAG GTGGGGGCTCAGCCCTGCTGCCTGCTCCCATCCCCCCTGTCACTCTGGAGGAGAAACAGACGCTCACCAAGCTGCTGGCAGCCCGCGGAGCCACAATTCAGGAGCTGAACACCATCCGGAAGGCTCTGTCCCAGCTGAAGGGTGGAGGCCTAGCTCAGGCTGCCTATCCCGCTCAG GTGGTGAGCCTCGTCTTGTCAGATGTGATTGGGGACCCTTTGGAGGTGATCGCCAGTGGCCCTACCGTGGCCAGTTCCCACAGCGTGCAAGACTGCCTGCATATTCTCAATCACTACGGCCTTCGGGCAGCTCTGCCGCGGTCCGTGAAGACCGTGCTCTCTCGAGCTGACTCTGACCCCCGCGGCCCACACACTTGTGGTCATGTCCTCAATGTGATCATCGGCTCCAATTCTCTGGCTCTGGCTGAGGCTCAGAGGCAGGCCGAGGCCCTGGGCTACCGGGCCCTGGTGCTGAGCACCGCCATTCAGGGCGATGTAAGAAATGTGGCCCGGTTCTATGGATTGCTAGCCCGGGTGGCTGCAGCCCGCCTCGCTCCATCCACGGCTGGGCGTTcctcggaggaggaggaggaggaggaggaggaggaggaggcgaaACTCCATCAGCTGGCAGCTGAGCTCCGGCTCCCAGACCTGCAGCTGGGGGAGGCTCTGGAAGCGGTGGCAAAGGCTAACGGCCCCGTCTGCCTCCTGGCTGGTGGTGAGCCCACGGTGCAGCTGCAGGGTTCTGGCAAGGGTGGCCGGAACCAAGAGCTGGCCCTGCATGTGGGAACAGAGCTGGGAAGACAGCCACTGGGGCCCGTGGATGTGCTCTTTTTGAGTGGAGGCACCGATGGGCAGGATGGGCCTACCAAGGTGGCTGGGGCCTGGGTCATGTCTGACCTTGTCAGCCAGGCTTCTGCTGAAGGCCTGGACATAGCCACCTTCCTTTCCCACAACGACTCGTACACCTTCTTTTGCCGCTTCCGGGGTGGAACACACTTGCTGCAGACAGGGTTGACAGGGACCAATGTCATGGATGTTCACCTCCTGATTTTTCGTCCTCAGTGA